One segment of Diaphorobacter sp. HDW4B DNA contains the following:
- a CDS encoding iron ABC transporter permease has product MSGTLAKRLARVLHWSVAALLLLLVAVVLGIAIGETRIPVRVVFEVLSNKLAGGNYAVDPIDQGIVWNYRLTRALVAAACGAGLAISGVMLQSLLRNALAEPYLLGISAGASTGAVLVSVAGLGAGAISMTTGAFFGAVCAFSMVALLAHAAGSGGLRNSGQIVLAGIAGSQLFNALTSLIITKSGSAEQARGIMFWLLGNLSGVRWSDTFLTVAVALVGMVICVLHARALDAFTFGSESAASLGVPVRRVQLTLLLVAALITAVMVSIVGAIGFVGLVIPHAARLLVGVRHSRLIPASALIGAIFLIAADVVSRTLIPGQVLPIGVITALVGAPVFAGILLKGKGARR; this is encoded by the coding sequence ATGTCTGGAACGCTAGCCAAGCGGCTTGCGCGTGTGCTGCATTGGAGTGTTGCAGCACTGCTTTTGCTGCTGGTGGCCGTGGTGCTCGGCATTGCGATTGGCGAGACGCGGATTCCTGTTCGCGTGGTGTTCGAAGTGCTGAGCAACAAACTGGCCGGAGGAAACTACGCGGTTGATCCCATCGACCAAGGCATCGTCTGGAACTACCGGCTCACACGTGCCTTGGTGGCGGCAGCGTGCGGCGCGGGGCTGGCCATTTCTGGCGTGATGCTTCAATCGTTGCTTCGCAACGCGTTGGCTGAGCCCTACCTTCTCGGCATTTCTGCTGGCGCATCCACGGGGGCCGTTCTGGTTTCGGTGGCTGGCTTGGGCGCGGGTGCCATTTCGATGACAACCGGCGCATTCTTCGGTGCAGTTTGCGCATTCTCCATGGTCGCATTGCTGGCGCACGCCGCTGGCAGCGGCGGCCTGCGAAACAGTGGCCAGATCGTGCTGGCAGGCATCGCCGGATCGCAGCTCTTCAATGCACTGACTTCGCTCATCATCACCAAATCAGGCAGCGCGGAACAGGCACGCGGCATCATGTTCTGGTTGCTTGGAAATCTGAGCGGCGTGCGATGGTCGGACACATTCTTGACGGTTGCGGTTGCGCTGGTCGGCATGGTGATCTGCGTGTTGCACGCGCGTGCTTTGGATGCCTTCACATTCGGCAGCGAATCGGCCGCATCCTTGGGTGTACCGGTGCGACGCGTGCAGTTGACGCTGTTGCTGGTGGCCGCGTTGATCACGGCGGTCATGGTATCCATCGTCGGTGCGATCGGATTCGTAGGCTTGGTCATTCCGCATGCGGCGCGATTGTTGGTGGGTGTGCGGCACAGTCGGTTGATCCCAGCGAGTGCACTCATCGGTGCCATTTTCCTCATCGCTGCCGATGTGGTGTCGCGCACCCTGATTCCTGGTCAGGTCTTGCCCATCGGCGTGATCACGGCCTTGGTGGGGGCGCCTGTGTTCGCGGGCATTTTGCTCAAGGGGAAGGGGGCTCGTCGATGA
- a CDS encoding ABC transporter substrate-binding protein, producing MQIPRTISQTLLAAAISVLPMVAGATTYPLQVQNCGYTVSYDKAPASAVTIGQAGTEMLYALGLGDKVVGTSLWFNAVQPQFKAINDKVPRLADNDPSFESVIGKRPGLVVSQFEWMVGKDGVVGTREQFHDLRIATYAMPSDCEGKNNLSGADGTRTAAYDVNALYKSVRQLAQIFDVQTRGEALVKDLMDRQAKAVAKVKASNMHNLSAALWFSSADLAIDPYMAGQKGVAGYMMQTLGLRNIVTSAEEWPTVGWETIAKANPSILVIARMDRRRFPADDYQKKLEFLKSDPVTQHMDAVKNNRIVIVDADALQGSIRMVTGMEQISDAVLKLQTTAK from the coding sequence ATGCAGATTCCGCGCACCATCTCCCAAACGCTGCTTGCAGCCGCTATCTCCGTGCTGCCCATGGTGGCTGGTGCGACGACCTACCCGTTGCAGGTTCAGAACTGCGGTTACACGGTTTCGTATGACAAGGCACCCGCTTCGGCGGTGACCATCGGGCAGGCAGGAACCGAGATGCTCTACGCATTGGGATTGGGAGACAAGGTGGTTGGCACATCCCTTTGGTTCAATGCCGTGCAGCCGCAGTTCAAAGCCATCAATGACAAGGTGCCGCGTCTGGCCGACAACGATCCGAGCTTTGAATCGGTGATCGGCAAGCGACCCGGACTGGTGGTCTCGCAGTTTGAATGGATGGTCGGCAAGGACGGCGTCGTCGGAACGCGCGAGCAGTTCCACGATCTGCGTATCGCCACCTATGCCATGCCTTCCGACTGTGAAGGCAAGAACAACTTGAGCGGCGCTGATGGCACGCGAACGGCCGCTTACGACGTCAATGCGCTGTACAAAAGCGTGCGCCAGTTGGCACAGATCTTTGATGTGCAAACGCGCGGCGAAGCGCTGGTCAAGGATTTGATGGATCGCCAAGCCAAGGCAGTTGCGAAGGTGAAGGCATCGAACATGCACAACCTGTCGGCTGCACTGTGGTTCTCGAGTGCCGACCTCGCCATCGATCCCTACATGGCGGGACAGAAGGGTGTGGCGGGCTACATGATGCAGACGCTCGGACTGCGCAACATCGTCACTTCTGCGGAAGAGTGGCCCACCGTGGGTTGGGAAACCATCGCCAAGGCGAACCCGTCGATTCTGGTCATCGCGCGCATGGACCGCCGTCGCTTTCCAGCGGATGATTACCAGAAGAAACTTGAATTTCTGAAAAGCGATCCGGTGACTCAGCATATGGACGCCGTGAAGAATAACCGCATCGTGATCGTGGATGCAGATGCGCTGCAGGGATCGATTCGCATGGTCACGGGCATGGAGCAGATCTCCGACGCGGTGCTCAAGCTTCAAACCACCGCCAAGTAA
- a CDS encoding GNAT family N-acetyltransferase — translation MPDSATVTIHRIHDSQIVLDFLLHARKEMFGERINPLEVPEDLANYELVYAPPNGCMLAAVDSDDKVQATIAYRAYDGRFPQLHFHDNAKIVEVVRLYVAPCMRRSGLATQLFHALEQEARADGCDVLYLHTHPFLEGALEFWQKCGFQIMDREEDPVWQTIHMQLSDWNT, via the coding sequence ATGCCTGATTCCGCAACCGTCACCATCCATCGCATCCACGATTCGCAGATCGTTCTGGACTTTCTGCTTCATGCAAGAAAAGAGATGTTCGGTGAACGCATCAATCCGCTGGAAGTACCCGAAGACCTGGCGAACTACGAGTTGGTCTACGCCCCGCCAAACGGCTGCATGCTGGCCGCCGTAGATTCAGACGACAAGGTGCAGGCAACCATCGCTTATCGCGCCTACGACGGCCGATTTCCACAATTGCATTTTCACGACAATGCGAAAATTGTGGAGGTTGTACGGCTGTATGTGGCCCCTTGCATGCGTCGATCAGGGCTTGCGACGCAACTTTTCCATGCGCTCGAACAGGAAGCCAGAGCTGATGGCTGCGACGTGCTTTACTTGCACACGCACCCGTTTTTGGAAGGCGCTCTGGAGTTCTGGCAGAAATGCGGATTCCAGATCATGGATCGCGAAGAGGATCCGGTTTGGCAGACCATTCACATGCAACTCAGTGACTGGAACACCTGA
- a CDS encoding TonB-dependent receptor, with amino-acid sequence MTTHRTPSRNAQNAQDATGTHPLSAPFALKRSTTARRALLLSMAMGGMVVAAPSAIAQSTSEQGAHTPASLPQVTVQDKVTSPAAPYAGGQVTSGGRVGFLGDKDFMETPFNTISYTDKFVEDRQAQTITDVIAATDPTVFSNGVSGAWSEAYSIRGFASNTYDMTFGGLYGMAPYYRTTPEMFGRIEVLKGPSALLNGMPPGGSVGGSVNLVPKRAGDVPLTRFTATYMSDSQFGGHIDVGRRFGERQQFGIRFNGAYRNGDGAVNDQEKKVTLASVGLDWRGERVRISADIYGSDDRVHGVTRGINLAPGVAIPSPPKADTLLNPDWSKVHNKDKAVMVRGEFDLSDQVMAYAAFGVSETDYKYNGAISAQVLNAKGDFRTTIGQLAFEQKKHSGELGLKGKLQTGPVKHQWSMNATHYSHKQNDFGRRSVPGADWTTNIYNPVWGAAAEFIAPHISHTEVRLASYGLADTMSFLDDRVQLTLGVRRQQVVSDTFSVTSGARTARYDKSATSPAAALLVKATDHVSAYANYIEGLSQGSTAPLTAANAGEVFAPFKSKQKELGVKLDFGGFANTFSLFEITRPSSYTDPVTNIFSFGGEQRNRGVEWGFFGAPLNGVRLMGGIAYTAPKLTQTAAGVNQGKTATGVPKLQGKLGAEWDVSAVQGLTLTANATAASKQYISADNTLWVPGRTIYDIGARYATKLAEHPVTLRATVNNVTNKSYWGMPLLSSLALGAPRTVLVSASVDF; translated from the coding sequence ATGACTACACATCGCACGCCTTCCCGCAATGCCCAGAACGCGCAAGACGCCACTGGCACCCATCCACTGTCCGCACCGTTTGCGCTCAAGCGCAGCACCACCGCTCGTCGCGCGCTGCTGCTGAGCATGGCCATGGGCGGCATGGTCGTTGCCGCGCCGAGTGCGATCGCACAGTCCACTTCCGAGCAAGGTGCGCACACACCGGCCAGCCTGCCGCAGGTGACTGTTCAAGACAAGGTGACGTCACCCGCTGCTCCCTATGCGGGCGGTCAGGTGACTTCGGGTGGGCGAGTGGGCTTTCTGGGTGACAAGGACTTCATGGAGACACCCTTCAACACCATCAGCTATACCGACAAGTTCGTGGAAGACCGGCAAGCGCAGACCATCACCGACGTGATCGCCGCGACCGATCCAACCGTGTTCAGCAACGGCGTGTCGGGGGCCTGGAGCGAGGCCTATTCGATCCGTGGATTTGCATCGAACACCTACGACATGACGTTCGGAGGGCTCTACGGCATGGCACCGTACTACCGCACGACGCCGGAAATGTTCGGGCGCATCGAGGTGCTGAAAGGCCCGTCGGCCCTGCTCAACGGAATGCCCCCCGGAGGCTCGGTGGGTGGATCGGTGAATCTGGTTCCGAAACGCGCCGGCGATGTGCCTCTGACGCGGTTCACGGCAACCTATATGTCCGACTCGCAGTTCGGTGGGCACATCGACGTGGGCCGCCGATTCGGCGAGAGGCAGCAGTTCGGCATTCGCTTCAATGGCGCTTATCGCAACGGGGATGGCGCGGTCAACGATCAGGAAAAGAAGGTGACGCTGGCATCCGTGGGACTGGATTGGCGCGGCGAGCGCGTGCGCATTTCCGCCGACATCTACGGCAGTGATGATCGTGTGCACGGCGTGACCCGAGGCATCAATCTGGCCCCAGGCGTGGCGATTCCCTCGCCTCCAAAGGCCGACACCTTGTTGAACCCCGATTGGTCCAAGGTGCACAACAAGGACAAGGCCGTAATGGTTCGCGGTGAGTTCGACCTGAGCGATCAAGTCATGGCTTACGCGGCCTTTGGTGTGAGTGAGACGGACTACAAATACAACGGCGCCATATCCGCGCAGGTGCTCAATGCCAAGGGCGACTTCCGTACCACCATCGGGCAACTGGCCTTCGAGCAGAAAAAGCATTCCGGTGAACTGGGTCTGAAGGGCAAACTGCAGACCGGTCCCGTCAAGCACCAGTGGTCCATGAACGCCACACATTACTCGCACAAGCAAAACGATTTCGGTCGCCGCAGCGTGCCCGGTGCGGACTGGACCACCAACATCTACAACCCGGTCTGGGGAGCGGCAGCGGAGTTCATCGCTCCGCACATCTCGCACACGGAAGTGCGATTGGCGAGCTACGGTCTGGCGGACACCATGTCGTTCCTGGATGATCGCGTGCAACTCACGCTGGGTGTGCGCCGTCAGCAGGTGGTGAGCGACACGTTCAGCGTCACCAGCGGCGCACGCACCGCGCGCTACGACAAGAGCGCCACGTCGCCGGCTGCAGCCTTGCTGGTCAAGGCCACTGATCATGTGTCGGCCTATGCCAATTACATCGAAGGCCTGAGTCAGGGATCGACGGCACCACTGACGGCGGCGAACGCGGGCGAGGTCTTTGCGCCTTTCAAGAGCAAGCAAAAGGAACTCGGCGTCAAACTGGACTTCGGCGGTTTTGCCAATACCTTCAGTCTGTTCGAGATCACTCGTCCCAGCAGCTACACGGACCCGGTCACCAATATCTTCTCGTTCGGTGGAGAGCAGCGCAATCGCGGTGTGGAGTGGGGCTTTTTCGGTGCGCCACTCAACGGCGTGCGCCTGATGGGCGGCATTGCCTATACCGCGCCCAAGCTCACCCAGACTGCCGCAGGCGTCAACCAGGGCAAGACGGCCACGGGCGTACCCAAGCTGCAAGGAAAACTGGGTGCCGAGTGGGATGTGTCCGCCGTGCAAGGGCTGACGCTCACCGCCAACGCGACAGCGGCTTCCAAGCAATACATCAGCGCAGACAACACGCTCTGGGTTCCTGGCCGCACGATCTATGACATCGGAGCACGCTACGCCACCAAACTTGCAGAGCACCCGGTCACATTGCGGGCGACGGTGAACAACGTCACCAACAAGTCGTACTGGGGCATGCCGCTGCTCTCCAGCCTGGCACTGGGTGCGCCTCGCACGGTCCTTGTGTCCGCAAGCGTCGACTTCTGA
- a CDS encoding siderophore ABC transporter substrate-binding protein, whose translation MKLARRQFVLSTVGGAALCSLPSAAGAYEPITIQHRMGTTIVKRLPQRVAALEMNEVDFLDQLGVPVAGMVKDYVPHFLAKYKADAKVQDLGAIVQPNLERVHALRPDLILMTPIQANHYQELTEIAPTLHYDVDFKNSEKGHIDVVKTHLQMLGRIFEKESLAKDKAAALDAKVQQARRETEGRPEKALIVLHNHGAFSSFGRQSRYGFVFSALGVKPANAAVETSLHGQPISSEFIQQANPDILYVVDRTAVMERRPVMNAESIANPLLRQTKAWKNNRVVFVDADAWYITGASPTSLSLLIDDVVKGYQR comes from the coding sequence ATGAAACTGGCCCGCAGACAATTCGTGCTCTCGACAGTGGGTGGCGCTGCGCTTTGCAGCCTGCCCAGCGCCGCAGGCGCCTACGAACCGATCACCATCCAGCACAGGATGGGCACCACCATCGTCAAACGGCTGCCGCAACGTGTGGCGGCGCTGGAGATGAACGAGGTGGATTTTCTCGATCAACTCGGCGTGCCGGTGGCGGGCATGGTCAAGGACTATGTGCCGCATTTTCTTGCCAAGTACAAGGCCGATGCCAAGGTCCAGGATCTCGGCGCCATCGTGCAGCCCAACCTCGAACGCGTGCATGCGCTGCGGCCTGACCTGATTCTGATGACGCCGATTCAGGCCAATCACTATCAGGAACTCACCGAAATCGCTCCCACGCTGCACTACGACGTGGATTTCAAGAACAGCGAGAAGGGACACATCGACGTCGTCAAAACCCACCTGCAGATGCTGGGTCGCATCTTCGAGAAGGAAAGTCTCGCCAAGGACAAAGCTGCAGCGCTGGACGCCAAGGTGCAGCAAGCCAGGCGTGAGACAGAAGGCCGTCCCGAAAAAGCCTTGATCGTGCTTCACAACCACGGTGCCTTCAGCTCGTTCGGTAGGCAGTCCCGCTACGGTTTCGTGTTCAGTGCACTGGGCGTCAAGCCTGCCAATGCGGCGGTTGAGACAAGCCTGCATGGTCAGCCGATTTCCAGCGAATTCATTCAACAGGCCAATCCCGACATTCTGTATGTGGTGGATCGCACGGCCGTCATGGAGCGTCGTCCCGTCATGAACGCCGAGAGCATCGCCAACCCTTTGTTGCGCCAGACCAAGGCCTGGAAGAACAACCGCGTCGTCTTTGTCGATGCCGATGCCTGGTACATCACCGGCGCAAGTCCCACCTCGCTGAGCCTGTTGATCGACGACGTCGTCAAAGGTTATCAGCGCTGA
- a CDS encoding ABC transporter ATP-binding protein: MITVRHLQKSYGDKTVLSSVNAEFPAQRVTSLIGPNGAGKSTLLMLMARLLEPSGGVIELQGRSVADIRTADYAKRVATLRQSPGFNMRLTVQELVEFGRFPHSRGALTAEDLRARDDAIEFLSLDSLRHAYIDEISGGQRQMAFLAMTIAQQTDVLLLDEPLNNLDMKHAVQIMQALRRLCDEQGRTVILVIHDINFAANYSDHIVALKDGALHFSGRTDEVVTEARLSGLYELDFEITRNARGCVCNYFNSTGPKGNRS, from the coding sequence ATGATCACTGTCCGCCATCTTCAAAAATCATACGGTGACAAGACCGTTCTTTCCTCCGTGAACGCGGAGTTTCCCGCGCAACGCGTCACCTCGCTGATCGGCCCGAACGGCGCTGGCAAATCCACCTTGCTGATGCTGATGGCCCGTTTGCTGGAGCCAAGCGGTGGCGTGATCGAGCTGCAGGGGCGCAGCGTCGCGGACATCCGGACGGCCGACTACGCCAAGCGTGTCGCCACGTTGCGCCAATCGCCGGGTTTCAACATGCGGCTGACGGTGCAGGAACTGGTGGAGTTCGGTCGCTTTCCGCACAGCCGGGGCGCACTGACAGCCGAGGATTTGCGCGCGCGAGATGACGCCATTGAATTTCTGTCGCTCGACTCCCTGCGCCATGCCTACATCGATGAGATCAGCGGTGGTCAGCGCCAGATGGCTTTTCTTGCCATGACCATCGCGCAGCAGACCGATGTGCTGCTGCTCGACGAGCCGCTCAACAACCTCGACATGAAGCACGCGGTGCAAATCATGCAAGCGCTGCGTCGTTTGTGCGACGAGCAGGGCCGCACCGTGATTCTGGTGATTCACGACATCAATTTCGCGGCCAACTATTCGGACCACATCGTCGCGCTCAAGGACGGTGCTCTGCATTTCAGCGGACGGACAGATGAGGTCGTGACCGAGGCGCGTCTGTCCGGTCTGTACGAACTCGATTTCGAGATCACCCGAAACGCGCGCGGCTGCGTCTGCAACTACTTCAACTCCACAGGACCCAAGGGAAATCGATCATGA
- a CDS encoding iron chelate uptake ABC transporter family permease subunit, giving the protein MRASTRWSVAMGLSLIVLAATFVLWGSGLDLDYVIPKRLVRLAAMVVGGICVAVSAIIFQTLVGNRILTPAIMGYEAIYLLWQSMQLLLLGTHGLAMLGVQGNFFVSIALMLGYSWLLNRWLLRRGRGDVYVLLLLGLVLTMVIGTFTQFVQLRISPGEFAVFQGLSYASFNRARPETLMYATLAVVAVSVVLCRTLPVLDVLALGRDQAISLGVPQPAYLRIHLASIAVLVAVSTSLIGPTAFMGIFVANIVFALAPGARHRQSLPLGSAVAIGIFLIAQLLVEHVFNYKTTVSILVNLVCGVYFLALILRARGNP; this is encoded by the coding sequence ATGCGTGCCAGCACCCGTTGGAGCGTGGCCATGGGGCTGTCGCTCATCGTTTTGGCGGCCACTTTTGTGTTGTGGGGCTCGGGCCTGGACCTCGACTATGTGATTCCCAAGCGATTGGTCCGACTTGCGGCGATGGTCGTTGGCGGCATCTGCGTGGCCGTGTCGGCCATCATTTTCCAGACGTTGGTGGGCAACCGCATTCTGACTCCCGCCATCATGGGCTACGAGGCCATCTACCTGCTGTGGCAGTCCATGCAGCTTTTGCTGCTCGGAACGCACGGCCTGGCCATGCTCGGGGTGCAAGGCAATTTCTTTGTCTCCATAGCGTTGATGCTGGGCTACTCATGGCTGCTGAACCGGTGGTTGCTGCGTCGGGGCAGGGGCGATGTCTATGTCCTGCTGTTGCTTGGGTTGGTGCTGACCATGGTGATCGGCACGTTCACCCAGTTTGTGCAATTGCGCATCAGCCCCGGCGAGTTTGCCGTGTTTCAGGGACTGAGCTATGCCTCGTTCAACCGCGCCCGACCGGAGACGCTGATGTACGCAACGCTGGCGGTGGTGGCTGTCAGCGTGGTGCTCTGCCGCACGTTGCCGGTGCTCGATGTGCTTGCGCTGGGCCGAGATCAGGCGATCTCGCTGGGTGTGCCGCAGCCCGCCTATCTGCGGATCCATCTCGCTTCGATTGCCGTGCTGGTTGCGGTCTCCACCAGTCTCATCGGCCCGACGGCATTCATGGGCATCTTCGTCGCCAACATCGTCTTCGCGCTGGCCCCCGGCGCCCGGCACCGGCAGTCACTGCCGCTTGGCAGTGCCGTGGCCATCGGAATTTTTCTCATCGCTCAACTGCTCGTCGAGCATGTCTTCAACTACAAGACCACCGTCAGCATTCTCGTCAATCTGGTGTGCGGCGTGTACTTTCTCGCGCTGATCCTGCGTGCGCGAGGCAATCCATGA
- a CDS encoding ABC transporter permease: MRARGGILFAVLCLASLLLGARQMAWSQLWTFSGDAWLTLTASRLPRLAALILTGVGLAVCGVILQHIVRNKFVEPGTTGGLDAAKLGILVSLTVVPAASTTSRMLFALVFCLAASLLYVAIIRRIRFRNTVLVPVVGLMYGSVLSAMAEFYAYHHNILQSMQGWLLGDFSRIVQGHYEILYIILPVVVLAYVYAHRFTVLGMGEDMAASLGLGYAATAMVGLILVAVTVSATVIAVGAIPFIGLVIPQWVAMRRGDNLQRTLPLVALGGASLLLACDIVGRLLIHPFEVPIGLTAGAVGGMLFLVLILRGIR, encoded by the coding sequence ATGCGTGCGCGCGGGGGGATACTTTTCGCGGTGCTTTGCCTTGCGTCGTTGCTGCTGGGGGCGCGGCAGATGGCGTGGTCGCAGCTGTGGACGTTCTCGGGCGACGCCTGGCTGACGCTCACCGCCAGTCGCCTGCCGCGACTCGCCGCGCTGATTCTGACGGGCGTCGGGCTGGCCGTGTGCGGCGTGATCCTGCAGCACATCGTGCGCAACAAATTCGTCGAACCAGGAACGACCGGCGGGCTGGATGCGGCCAAGCTGGGCATTCTGGTTTCGTTGACCGTGGTGCCAGCCGCCAGCACCACCAGCCGGATGCTGTTCGCGCTGGTTTTCTGTCTGGCCGCGAGTCTGCTATACGTTGCCATCATTCGACGCATCCGGTTTCGCAATACGGTGCTCGTCCCCGTCGTCGGCCTCATGTACGGCAGCGTGCTCAGTGCGATGGCCGAGTTCTACGCATATCACCACAACATCCTGCAAAGCATGCAGGGCTGGTTGCTGGGCGACTTCTCGCGCATCGTGCAAGGGCACTACGAAATCCTCTACATCATCCTGCCGGTCGTCGTTCTCGCCTATGTCTACGCCCACCGTTTCACGGTGCTGGGCATGGGCGAAGACATGGCCGCAAGTCTGGGCCTGGGATACGCCGCAACCGCCATGGTGGGGCTGATTCTGGTGGCCGTGACGGTCTCTGCCACCGTCATCGCCGTGGGGGCGATTCCGTTCATCGGGCTCGTCATTCCCCAGTGGGTTGCGATGCGGCGCGGTGACAACCTCCAGCGCACATTGCCTTTGGTGGCGCTGGGCGGCGCTTCGCTGCTGCTGGCTTGCGACATCGTCGGGCGTTTGCTGATCCACCCATTCGAAGTGCCCATCGGGCTCACGGCTGGGGCCGTGGGCGGCATGCTGTTCCTCGTGCTGATACTGCGGGGCATTCGGTGA
- a CDS encoding ABC transporter ATP-binding protein, with protein MLSTLVRLLGDDTRLLRRYVRMALAYGVLCGLTVAALVPLLTGLLHGDVDAALPWLGALMAGVLVSWIARRHVEQAGVGVGVAVLQSGRHRLGAHAARLPVGWFTPQNTARIGHVVTQGMMSVAQLPAHVFTPLICSVVMPLVMVVVLWTLKPMLGIVALVALPLLAGVFALTSHMARRADAAFQKDFAQSSQRMVEFAQAQSVLRAFNGEGASTRFLEQAVEQQRQSGLRLIVLSALSAVLNVWAVQAVFATLLMAAVWWLMNGALGAGEAVAVVVSMLLIVRFIEPLLEVAGYAEVLRSARGQLDAVQAIVDAPTLPQPDTPQTPRDASVDLQAVHFRYAPEEEDVLQGVNLHVPAGSMTALIGSSGSGKSTVMRLIARFFDAGHGSVRMGGVDVRHMTDEQLAAQISQIFQDSYLLGGSIADNIRMGKPGATDQEVLQAAQQAGVAEIIRLLPEGLDTQVGEGGARLSGGERQRIAIARALIKNAPILLVDEATAALDAENQAAIALALERLRGRRTLIVIAHQLSTVAMADQIVVLEEGHVVEHGSPAQLLQQGGRYAQFLNQRKASKGWRIASVLKDGEPG; from the coding sequence ATGCTGAGTACCTTGGTGCGTTTGCTCGGGGACGACACGCGGCTTCTGCGTCGATATGTCCGGATGGCGCTGGCCTACGGGGTACTCTGCGGGCTGACGGTTGCCGCTCTGGTGCCGCTGCTCACCGGCCTGCTGCATGGTGATGTCGATGCAGCGTTGCCGTGGCTGGGTGCTTTGATGGCGGGTGTGCTCGTGTCGTGGATCGCCCGCCGCCATGTCGAACAGGCGGGTGTGGGAGTCGGTGTGGCCGTGCTTCAAAGTGGTCGGCATCGTCTGGGCGCGCATGCGGCGCGGCTGCCGGTGGGTTGGTTCACGCCGCAGAACACCGCGCGCATCGGGCATGTCGTCACGCAGGGAATGATGAGCGTGGCGCAACTTCCCGCTCATGTGTTCACGCCCCTGATCTGCAGTGTGGTGATGCCGCTGGTGATGGTTGTGGTGCTGTGGACGCTCAAGCCCATGCTTGGCATCGTCGCACTGGTGGCGTTGCCCTTGCTCGCAGGCGTGTTCGCACTGACATCGCACATGGCGCGTCGCGCCGACGCCGCGTTCCAGAAAGACTTTGCCCAATCGAGCCAGCGCATGGTGGAGTTCGCGCAGGCCCAATCAGTGCTGCGCGCGTTCAATGGCGAGGGCGCAAGCACCCGGTTTCTGGAACAGGCCGTGGAGCAGCAGCGGCAATCGGGTCTGCGACTGATTGTGCTGTCGGCCCTGTCCGCCGTGCTCAACGTCTGGGCTGTGCAGGCGGTGTTTGCAACGCTGCTGATGGCAGCGGTGTGGTGGCTGATGAACGGGGCACTCGGTGCAGGTGAGGCTGTTGCGGTCGTCGTCTCCATGCTGCTCATCGTTCGCTTCATCGAGCCCTTGCTGGAGGTGGCCGGATACGCCGAAGTGCTGCGCAGTGCGCGCGGGCAACTCGATGCGGTGCAGGCGATTGTCGATGCGCCGACTTTGCCGCAGCCCGACACGCCGCAAACCCCTCGAGATGCCTCGGTGGATCTGCAGGCTGTGCACTTTCGATATGCGCCCGAAGAGGAGGATGTGCTGCAAGGCGTGAACCTTCACGTGCCCGCTGGCAGCATGACGGCGCTGATCGGCTCGTCGGGGTCGGGCAAGTCCACGGTCATGCGCCTGATTGCGCGTTTCTTCGATGCGGGCCATGGCAGCGTGCGGATGGGCGGTGTCGACGTGCGTCACATGACCGACGAACAATTGGCCGCTCAGATCAGTCAGATCTTTCAGGACAGTTATCTGCTCGGCGGCAGCATTGCCGACAACATCCGCATGGGCAAGCCGGGAGCCACCGATCAAGAGGTCCTGCAGGCCGCGCAGCAAGCGGGTGTCGCTGAAATCATCAGGCTTCTGCCCGAAGGGCTGGACACGCAGGTGGGCGAGGGTGGGGCGCGGCTTTCCGGTGGCGAGCGCCAGCGCATTGCCATTGCACGAGCCTTGATCAAGAACGCTCCGATTCTGCTGGTGGACGAAGCCACGGCGGCGCTCGATGCCGAGAATCAGGCGGCGATCGCGCTGGCACTTGAACGCTTGCGCGGTCGGCGCACGCTGATCGTGATCGCGCACCAACTCTCCACCGTGGCCATGGCCGATCAGATCGTGGTGCTCGAAGAGGGCCACGTCGTGGAGCACGGATCGCCCGCGCAGTTGCTGCAACAAGGCGGCCGCTATGCGCAGTTCCTGAACCAGCGAAAAGCCTCGAAAGGCTGGCGCATTGCGTCGGTGCTCAAGGATGGGGAGCCCGGTTGA